GGCGCTTCACATACCCGCTCCGCCTCGGCGTCGGTCAGGCGGGCCAGGCCGGCCAGGTAGCGCTCGCCTCCCTGCCGCACGGCGTCGACCACCTGCGCCTTCGTCCGGTAGGCGTCGGGCGGAAACGCCGCGATCCGCTCCCACGTCGTCTTGCCGATGTTGTCGCCGAAGATGACGCACGAGTCGGCGATGTGCAGCGCGATCTCTCGAAACGACCGCGTCTCCAGTCCCTCTGGCTTGACGTCCAGCCGGTCATCGGGAATCAACTCAACGTTGTGCTGAATCCCCGCATAGATCCTGCGGAATCCCGGCTCGATTGTCTCGCGTGCTCCCACCGCCCACCTCCGTGATTGCCCGCGCCCGGCCGCCCGAGGCCCGCGCGTGCGGCTCACCCGACCTGCTGCAGCACCTCGTCCGGGATGTCGAAGTTCGCGTAGACGTGCTGGACGTCGTCGTGATCCTCGAGCGCCTCCATGAGGCGCAGGACCTGCTGTGCTTCCTTGCCGTGGAGCGGCACCGTTGATTTCGGGACCATCGTGATCTCCGCCGACACCGGCGTCCATCCGGCCTCCTCGACCGCGCGGCGGACCTTCACGAAGTCTTCCGGGGCCGTGGTGATCTCGTACTCGTCCCCGGCCGTGCGCATGTCCTCGGCGTCGATCGCCCGGGTCAGCACCTCGTCCTCGGAGGCGACGCTGCGGGACAGCATGATGAGCCCCTTCTTGTCGAACATCCAGGCGACCGAGGCCCCCATCGACCCGCCGGC
This genomic window from bacterium contains:
- a CDS encoding YebC/PmpR family DNA-binding transcriptional regulator; this encodes MSGHSKWHNIKIKKSKVDQQRGKIFSKLAREIIIAAKEGGGDPANNARLRSAIERAREASMPNDNIQRAVARGAGGGEGAAFEEITYEGMGPAGVALLIQVATDNRNRTASEIRNILTKAGGSMGASVAWMFDKKGLIMLSRSVASEDEVLTRAIDAEDMRTAGDEYEITTAPEDFVKVRRAVEEAGWTPVSAEITMVPKSTVPLHGKEAQQVLRLMEALEDHDDVQHVYANFDIPDEVLQQVG
- a CDS encoding DinB family protein, with protein sequence MGARETIEPGFRRIYAGIQHNVELIPDDRLDVKPEGLETRSFREIALHIADSCVIFGDNIGKTTWERIAAFPPDAYRTKAQVVDAVRQGGERYLAGLARLTDAEAERVCEAPWGAKHPQGMLVGFQVPHLFYHNGQLAIYLRMAGIKPLFAPR